The following DNA comes from Gemmatimonadota bacterium.
AGCGACTGGTCAGCAGCGCACGGAACGGGGCCTGACTCACCGGCGGCCGAGCTCGATCGCGATGTGGCGCATATGCTGCACGACGCGCTCCCAGGTGAATTCCCGCAGGACCCGCGCACGACCCGCCGATCCGATCTGTGCTGCCAGAGACGGATCACCGAGCAGGTGACGCACGGCGTCGGTCGCCTGAAGGTGATCGGCCGGATCGACGAGGATGCCGCTTTCGCCATCGGCGACGGCATCAGCGATCCCGCCGCTGGCCCCTGCGACTACCGGCAACCCGGTTGCGGACGCCTCGACCAGCGCGATCCCGAAGCCCTCGACGTCGAGGCCCGAGAGGCGCGACAGACCGAGGTAAATCTCGCCCGACGCGAAAGCCGCCGGGAGCTCCTCGTCGGTCACGTCGGTGAGAATGTGCACCCTGTTCCCCACGCCGAGCGACTCGGCGAGGCGACGCAGCTCGGCCTCGTACGGCCCGCGCCCGACCACAGCGTAGTGCAGCTCCGGACATTGCAGCACCAGCGCCGCGAGGAGACGGATCGCGGAATCGATCCCCTTGTGCGCCACCAGACGCGCCACCGTGACGAGCCAGCGACCGTCGGGAAGACCACGCCGCGCCCGGAAAGCCGCACCAGCAGCGGGATCCGGAGCGAACCGCGCCGGGTCGGTGCCGAGGGGCACCACGCGCACGCGCGCCGCAGCCGCGGGGAGACGCAGATCGCGCAGCAGCTCGCGACAGCGTTCGGCGGTGTATTGCGATGGGGCGACATACACGGCCGCGGCATCGAGGAGCGGGCGGTAGATCTCCCGCTTGAAGCGCGACCGTTCGGTCTTCGAGCGAATCGTAAGAAGGTCACCACCGTAGACGATGATGCCGTATGGCAGACCCGTGCGCTCGAAGGCCCACTTCGCCACATAACCGGCCGGCCGGATGTTGCCGCACCAGGCGAACCGCGCCGAAGGATCGCGCGCCAGCACCGCGGCCCGTCGGGACCAGCGGAGCAGGCCGGGAACCGTCTTGAGGCGGCCCGAATCCACGTGAACCCGGTCGACCAGATTGGGGAGAGTGGCATCCGACTGTTCCCAACCTGGAAGGAGACCGGTGGAGACTCGGAGCTCGCCAGCGGGATAGCCCCGGGTGAGTTCCTCCATCCAGCGGGCGATCCCGCCACCCATCGGCGGAAAATCGTAGGCGAAGAGGAGGTCGTGTGGAAGGTTGCCTGGGGCCACGGTCCGCTTGGGCTGGGGAATCGAGAAACTTACACCGGGGCGGATCGGTTGCAGCCTGAAACTTGCCGCGCACTCCGTCCGTTTTGGCCGCGACATTCATGCACCCTCAAAGGAGCTAGTCCCAATGATCCATCGCTCGCGTCTGGCCCTCCCGCTGCTTGCTCTCCTCGCTCTGGCACCACTCCGCGCGTCGCAGGCGCAGTCGATCTCCTTCGGGATCACCGGTGGCGCGTCGCTGTCGACGTTCACGGGCGACCTGGTGGAAGACGCCAAGAACTACTCGACCTATATCGTCGGTGGTTTCGCACGCATCGGCGCGATGGGCTTCGCGGTGCAGCCCGGCCTCTACTACACCGGCAAGGGCGCCAAGAGCGAGAGCGCGAGCGGCACCACAGCTGGGACAGTGAAGCTCAACTACATCCAGGTTCCGCTCGTGCTTCGGCTGGGTATTGGCAGCGGCAAGAGCCGCCTCTATGTCGGCGCCGGTCCGGCGATCGGCTTCAAGGTGAGTTGCAAGCTCGCGCAGCCGACAACCTCCAGCTACAGCGGGACAGATTGCGCCGAAGGTGCCAGCGAGGATCCCGTGAAGTCCACCGAGGTGAGTGGTATTGTTGAAGCCGGCATCGAGTTCGGCAAGTTCTCGATCGGCGCTCGCGGCGACCTGGGCCTCACCAATGCGATCGAGTCGGTGCAGTCAGGCTCGACGTCCAATCTCGGCATCAAGACCCGCACCGTCTCGGCGGTGGCTGCAATCCGGTTCTGATTTCCCGCAGGTCCGTTCCTTCCCCCTCGCTCGGAGAGTTGCATGATTCGCAAGTTGATGTCGACAGTCGCAGTGATCACGGTAGCCGGCTTCGCGCCGCTCGCGGCCCAGGGCCATTTCGGCATTGTGGCCGGTGGTGTGAGCTCCAATATGACCGCGAGTGGCGGCGGCGCGTCGATTTCGTTCAAGTCCAGAACGGGCTTTGCCGCGGGCCTCTCGATGGTACACACCATCAGCAAGGACCTCGATTTCGCTCCCGAACTGCTCTACATCCAGAAGGGAAGCAAGTTCACCGAGGGATCGGAGGCGGCGAGCCTGAAGGTTTCGTACGTGGAACTCCCCCTGCTCTTCCGCGCCAAGTTCGGCACCGCGGGCACGCGCCCGTTCGTGATGGCGGGGCCGGCGATCGCGGTCAAGGCGTCGTGCAAGGTCTCGGGGAGTAGCGGTAACGTTTCGGTCTCATCGAACTGCGATGACGTCGACGTCAACGTCAAGAGCACCGACGTGGGCGCGATGTTCGGCGCCGGCGTTGCGGCGAAGCGGCTTTCGATCAGCGTTCGGTACGAGCTCGGCCTGACGAACGTTGCCAAGAATTCGGATCCGGGCGAATCCGTGAAGAACAAGGCCCTCCTCGCGATGGTCGGGATCTCGCTCTAACGCACCGGCGACGCTACGGATCCATCCGGGCGTCGGCAATCGGTCCAGCAGCCGGGAGTGATGCCGCAGCAGTCGGCGTCACTCCCGGATTGCGTTCCAGGGCGCGAAGGAAATCCGCGAAGCGGTATTCGACATAGCCGAGGTGCCAGATCGAACCGGGCGCCGAGGCCGAGAGGTAGATGCGGATCGCATCACGCGAGGCATCGTACAGCAACGAGCCGCGATAGAGTGAGCCACGGACCCAGTCGGCATCGCTCCGCTGCAACACGGGCGTGCGATAGGTCGTCCAGTTGACGCCGTCGGAGCTGCGGGCAAAGAAGAGGTCCCGGCCGTAGCAGCTGTAGTTCCGATTCGCCGGATAGATCGCCCAGTACTCCCCGCGTGCTGGCACCCAGGTCACATCGATGTGCCACACCGAGAAGCCGGGTTGGCGCAACCTGACCTGACGAGCCCCATCCCAGCCGGTTTCCGGGCGCGCCGGCTCGACGCCTGCCATACCGGAGCCGCGCTGCGTCATCACGCGAGTCACCCGGTTGCGACACTTGCTGGTGCCGGCATCGACGTACCACACGGCAGGCGCTTCACCGGGGCGGGCCGCAAGGGTCGGCGAGACGATGCCGTGGTTGCGACGCCGGAAGGTGACCCTCGGCAGCGTCCAGTGGCGGCCATCGCCCGAGGAAATCGCCTTGATGATGTTCTGCCCATCACGGACCTCGCGATAGATCATCACCAGCCGGTCGGCCGTCGCATCGTAGGTCAGGTCGGGATCGGAGTTGTAGCCGCTCGCGGGTTTGGCCACCACCGGATCAGGAAATCCGGCGGGCATTTCCCATTTGACCCCATCGTGGGAGACGGCAAGCGACGGGTTCTCCATCGCCTCGCTCGAACCGGGATAGGGCGTGTACGCCATCCAGTATTCCCAGCCGTGCCATGGCGCGGGGAAGCGCACCACATCGGGGTGTACCGCCTGGCCCGACCCTTCGAAGGTGGGAATCGCCAGCCGGGTGAGCGGTACCAGCGGCGTGAGGGGCAGGACGAGCGCCGCGCCGAAATCCTCGCCGAGCGGGGCGGGCTGCACCAGCGCGAGCGGCGTCTCTGCGGCGTCTCCGCACGCAGCGAGCAGCAGGCTGGCACACAACAGCACTCGTCGGAAGAGTGGCATGCACTCGCTCCCGTCACGCAAAGCATCGGTTTGTTGGGGGTACGCACCGGGGGGTGCGAGCCGAGAAGATCGCCCTGTCGCGGTTCTCGCGCAATTGTCGCGCTATCTTGAGCCCCTGATGCCGTCGCGCCACACTCTCCCCGAAGCGCCCGCAGCCGGCCCCCTGCCATGGCGACGCCTCGCCGTTGTCGGCGCGTGGGCACCGTATCGCAGCGAGGACGCCATCGTCCGTGCCGCCCGGCGCCTCGGCCTGACTTCTGAGCCCTTCGATGTACTGCGGCAGGTTCGCCGATTTGGGGGGCTGGGTCGCGCCTGGATCGGACGTACCATCGAGCGATTCGACCCCGACTTCATCCTCTGCACCCGGCACGCGTGGCTACTGGGCCCTGAGCGTCTCTCGCGTCTCCTCGACGGGCGTGCGTCGGCCTTCTGGTATTTCGATGCCCACGAAGTTCCCGGTGTCGCCGAGCTGGCCCGCCTCTGTGATGCGATGTACACCACCTACGCGAACCAGCGAGAGTATTACCGAGCGCTCGGTGTGAAGACGGTGCGCTTCCTGCCGCAGGCGCTCGACGCCGACCTCGAGAAGCCCGCGACGCGTCTGCGTGATGAGGACCGTTGCGACGTGTCGTTCGTCGGCTCAGGACAGTATCCCTACCGCTGGCCTTTGCTGGAAGAGGTCGCGCGACACTTCACCCTGCAGATTCGCGGACCCGGGTGGCAGGATGCGCCGGTCACACTTCCGGTTGTGGGAGGCGCCATCTACACCACCCGTCTTGCCGAGGTGGTTGGGGCGGCGGCGGTATCGCTAGGCGCCAACTCGGTCGCGGCACAGGATGGTGAACATGCCTCGGCGAGTGACCGGATGTGGAAGGTGATGGCGTGCGGCGGGGCCTATGTCGGCCCCTACGTCCCGGGGATCGAGGCCCTCGCTCGCGACCGGGAGCACTGTCGCTGGTATCACACCACCGACGAGTGCATTGCGGTCATCCGGGAGCTACTTGAGCATCCCGAGGAGCGCCGGGCGATGGCGCTGCGCGGCAGGGCGCACGCGCTGGCGCATCACAGCTACGACGCCCGGCTGCCGTTGCTGCTGACGGGACGCGAACAGCCGCTGGAATCCGCTGATCAGACCGGCACGTAGTTGCGATACTCGAAGGGCCGCCAGCCGGTGGTTCGCTCCACCAGATCCGACAACAGAAAGGCCGCGTGATGCCCTTGCCAGCGAACCGGTTCGATGAGACGCTCGGTGGTGCGGCGGGCCTCGATCCACGACTGCACTACGGCCGGGTGCGCCCCGACGAAGGGGCGGATCCCGGGAAACCACGGCAACAGCGGGCGCGCCTGATCCTGCTCGCGCCGCCACGGATAGATCGCGAGGTCTTCGCTCCGCTTCGCCGCCAGCGCCCAGGCGGGGCGGGCCCAGCCGTAGTGATGCATGATCGCGTCGCTCGTGGCCGACCGGATCCGTCGGTTGTCATCGCCGACGCGAAAGCCCTGCGCATCCCTGAAGGAATGGATCCGATGCTCGCTCCCCAGCCGGACCGCCCGGGTTTCGCGACGATACCAGCTCCGGTTCGCCGCAACGGTGTCGAATCCGCCATAGAAATGGCGATAGCGTACCAGGACGCCTTCGACACGCGCGTCCGCATCGCGAGCGAGGATGACATCGCGCAGCATCTCCGCGGCCCCGTCCGCGAGGACCTCATCGGCCTGGATGTAAATCCCCCAGGGCGAGCGGCACGCGGCCATCGCGCGCTGGGTCTCGTCCGCGAGCATCGCCGGGCCGCGGGTGAAGTCCCAGGTGGTATCGAGAATCCGGATCCGCGGATCGCCGATGGCGAGCACACGAT
Coding sequences within:
- a CDS encoding glycosyltransferase family 4 protein, which codes for MAPGNLPHDLLFAYDFPPMGGGIARWMEELTRGYPAGELRVSTGLLPGWEQSDATLPNLVDRVHVDSGRLKTVPGLLRWSRRAAVLARDPSARFAWCGNIRPAGYVAKWAFERTGLPYGIIVYGGDLLTIRSKTERSRFKREIYRPLLDAAAVYVAPSQYTAERCRELLRDLRLPAAAARVRVVPLGTDPARFAPDPAAGAAFRARRGLPDGRWLVTVARLVAHKGIDSAIRLLAALVLQCPELHYAVVGRGPYEAELRRLAESLGVGNRVHILTDVTDEELPAAFASGEIYLGLSRLSGLDVEGFGIALVEASATGLPVVAGASGGIADAVADGESGILVDPADHLQATDAVRHLLGDPSLAAQIGSAGRARVLREFTWERVVQHMRHIAIELGRR
- a CDS encoding porin family protein, translating into MIRKLMSTVAVITVAGFAPLAAQGHFGIVAGGVSSNMTASGGGASISFKSRTGFAAGLSMVHTISKDLDFAPELLYIQKGSKFTEGSEAASLKVSYVELPLLFRAKFGTAGTRPFVMAGPAIAVKASCKVSGSSGNVSVSSNCDDVDVNVKSTDVGAMFGAGVAAKRLSISVRYELGLTNVAKNSDPGESVKNKALLAMVGISL
- a CDS encoding porin family protein, with product MIHRSRLALPLLALLALAPLRASQAQSISFGITGGASLSTFTGDLVEDAKNYSTYIVGGFARIGAMGFAVQPGLYYTGKGAKSESASGTTAGTVKLNYIQVPLVLRLGIGSGKSRLYVGAGPAIGFKVSCKLAQPTTSSYSGTDCAEGASEDPVKSTEVSGIVEAGIEFGKFSIGARGDLGLTNAIESVQSGSTSNLGIKTRTVSAVAAIRF
- a CDS encoding glycosyltransferase — protein: MPSRHTLPEAPAAGPLPWRRLAVVGAWAPYRSEDAIVRAARRLGLTSEPFDVLRQVRRFGGLGRAWIGRTIERFDPDFILCTRHAWLLGPERLSRLLDGRASAFWYFDAHEVPGVAELARLCDAMYTTYANQREYYRALGVKTVRFLPQALDADLEKPATRLRDEDRCDVSFVGSGQYPYRWPLLEEVARHFTLQIRGPGWQDAPVTLPVVGGAIYTTRLAEVVGAAAVSLGANSVAAQDGEHASASDRMWKVMACGGAYVGPYVPGIEALARDREHCRWYHTTDECIAVIRELLEHPEERRAMALRGRAHALAHHSYDARLPLLLTGREQPLESADQTGT